Proteins encoded together in one Carya illinoinensis cultivar Pawnee chromosome 3, C.illinoinensisPawnee_v1, whole genome shotgun sequence window:
- the LOC122305739 gene encoding cytochrome b-c1 complex subunit Rieske-4, mitochondrial-like, giving the protein MLRVAAKRLSSLSLPSPWRPNQAASVLLHCDLFFNVGYSSSSDQPRSDGIVYSPFFSKPGLFNIPLRGFAFESLTPTKENSIVLDVPTTVVAVMNPTSKIVYDEYNHEHFPLSDLSKQAFAYFVLTCGRFVYASLIRLLILKFVLSMPASKEVLALASLEVDLSSIELGSTMTVKWRGKPVFIRRQTEDDIKLANSVDVRALRDPQPNSERVKNLEWLIFIGVCSHLGCIPLPNDGDFGGWFCPCHGSHYDISGRICKGPSPYNLEVPTYTFFEENKLMIV; this is encoded by the exons ATGTTGAGGGTTGCAGCAAAGAGGTTGTCTTCTCTATCTCTGCCGTCGCCATGGAGACCCAACCAGGCAGCCTCGGTCCTACTTCACTGTGATTTATTCTTTAACGTTGGTTATTCCTCGTCATCTGATCAGCCTAGATCTGACGGCATCGTCTACTCCCCCTTTTTCTCCAAACCTGGCTTATTTAACATACCTTTAAGAG GTTTTGCTTTCGAGTCTCTCACCCCAACAAAGGAAAACAGCATAGTCCTAGATGTTCCTACAACTGTGGTAGCTGTTATGAACCCTACTTCAAAGATAGTTTATGACGAGTACAACCATGAACATTTCCCTCTAAGTGACCTCAGCAAGCAGGCATTTGCCTATTTTGTTTTGACTTGTGGTAGGTTTGTTTATGCCTCGTTGATTCGCCTCCTTATCCTCAAGTTTGTGTTGAGCATGCCAGCCAGTAAGGAGGTTCTTGCACTAGCCTCGCTTGAGGTTGATCTCTCCAGTATTGAGTTGGGCTCTACTATGACTGTTAAGTGGCGTGGAAAGCCAGTCTTCATCAGGCGTCAAACTGAGGATGATATAAAGCTAGCAAATAGTGTTGATGTTAGAGCTCTTCGAGACCCACAACCGAACTCAGAGAGGGTTAAGAATCTCGAGTGGCTTATCTTCATTGGAGTCTGCTCACATCTGGGTTGCATTCCCTTGCCAAATGATGGTGACTTTGGTGGATGGTTCTGCCCATGCCATGGTTCCCATTATGACATCTCTGGCAGGATTTGCAAGGGGCCATCACCATACAATTTGGAGGTCCCAACATACACCTTTTTTGAAGAGAACAAGTTAATGATTGTTTGA
- the LOC122302220 gene encoding N-alpha-acetyltransferase MAK3 — MDTKNEEEETRKVDFEPVEIEYVSYGGEHHLPLIMSLVDQELSEPYSIFTYRYFVYLWPQLSFLAFHQGKCVGTVVCKMGQHRNTFRGYIAMLVVIKPYRSRGIATELVTRSIKVMMESGCEEVTLEAEVTNKGALALYGRLGFIRAKRLFHYYLNGVDAFRLKLLFPSPELFSSLPVITNNEDSHRHTDHMPPEECCELH; from the exons ATGGATACGAagaacgaagaagaagaaactagGAAAGTAGATTTCGAGCCAGTGGAGATAGAGTACGTGAGCTACGGGGGTGAACATCACCTACCCCTGATCATGTCCCTTGTTGACCAAGAACTCAGCGAGCCCTACTCCATCTTCACCTACCGTTACTTCGTCTATCTCTGGCCCCAACTCTCTTTCCTG GCTTTTCACCAAGGCAAGTGTGTGGGGACAGTGGTTTGTAAGATGGGTCAACATCGAAATACGTTCAGAGGGTATATTGCTATGCTAGTTGTCATCAAGCCTTATAGAAGCAGAGGCATTG CTACGGAACTTGTTACCAGATCTATCAAAGTGATGATGGAATCAGGTTGTGAAGAG gTAACATTGGAAGCAGAAGTTACAAATAAAGGAGCTCTAGCACTGTATGGCCGTCTAGGGTTTATAAGGGCAAAGCGACTCTTTCATTACTACTTGAATGGTGTTGATGCTTTTCGGCTGAAGCTGTTATTCCCTTCTCCAGAGTTATTCTCCTCTCTGCCAGTGATTACAAACAACGAGGACAGCCACCGGCATACTGATCACATGCCACCTGAAGAATGTTGTGAGCTGCATTGA